A DNA window from Streptococcus parapneumoniae contains the following coding sequences:
- a CDS encoding Cof-type HAD-IIB family hydrolase, with amino-acid sequence MADIKLIALDLDGTLLTTDKRLTDRTKATLKAARDRGIKVVLTTGRPLKAMDFFLHELGTDGHEDEYTITFNGGLVQKNTGEILDKTVFSYDDVTRIYEETEKLGIPLYAISEGTVYQLQSDQESLYAQLNPTLTFIPTAFEDLSSQMTYNKCVTAFAQEPLDAAIQKISPELFDQYEIFKSREMLLEWSPKNVHKATGLAKLISHLGIDQSQVMACGDEANDLSMIEWAGLGVAMQNAVPEVKAVANVVTPMTNDEEAVAWAIEEYVLKEN; translated from the coding sequence ATGGCAGATATAAAATTGATTGCATTGGACTTGGACGGGACCTTGCTGACTACTGATAAAAGGTTGACGGATCGTACCAAGGCAACCTTGAAAGCAGCGCGTGATCGTGGTATTAAGGTTGTATTGACAACTGGTCGTCCCTTAAAAGCTATGGATTTCTTCCTCCATGAGCTAGGGACTGACGGCCACGAAGATGAGTATACCATTACTTTTAATGGTGGATTAGTTCAGAAAAATACAGGTGAAATCCTTGATAAGACAGTCTTTTCATATGATGATGTGACTCGAATTTACGAGGAAACTGAAAAACTAGGAATCCCCTTATACGCCATTTCAGAAGGAACAGTTTATCAGCTTCAGTCTGACCAAGAAAGTTTATATGCCCAGTTAAACCCAACTCTAACGTTTATTCCAACTGCTTTTGAAGACCTATCTAGTCAAATGACTTACAATAAATGTGTGACTGCCTTTGCTCAAGAACCCTTGGATGCAGCCATTCAGAAGATTTCTCCAGAATTGTTTGACCAATATGAAATCTTTAAATCACGTGAAATGTTGCTAGAGTGGTCACCAAAGAATGTTCATAAAGCAACAGGCTTGGCAAAACTAATCAGCCATCTTGGAATTGACCAAAGCCAAGTTATGGCCTGTGGTGACGAGGCCAATGACCTCTCTATGATTGAGTGGGCAGGGCTCGGTGTTGCCATGCAAAACGCTGTTCCCGAAGTCAAGGCAGTCGCAAATGTAGTGACTCCAATGACCAACGATGAAGAAGCTGTCGCCTGGGCTATCGAAGAATATGTACTAAAGGAGAACTAA
- the ftsY gene encoding signal recognition particle-docking protein FtsY gives MGLFDRLFGKKEEPKIEEVVKEALENLDLSEDVEPTLTEAEEVPQEEAVVESSEESLLEEEDNQETVEESVNSEPVVEVSQEEVEELPNSQEVTEEENSELLETVEENNFEVLEPERPQAEETVQEKYDRSLKKTRTGFGVRLNAFFANFRSVDEEFFEELEELLIMSDVGVQVASNLTEELRYEAKLENAKKPDALRRVIIEKLVELYEKDGNYDESIHFQDGLTVMLFVGVNGVGKTTSIGKLAHRYKQAGKKVMLVAADTFRAGAVAQLAEWGRRVDVPVVTGPEKADPASVVFDGMERAVSEGIDILMIDTAGRLQNKDNLMAELEKIGRIIKRVVPEAPHETFLALDASTGQNALVQAKEFSKITPLTGIVLTKIDGTARGGVVLAIREELNIPVKLIGFGEKIDDIGEFNSENFMKGLLEGLI, from the coding sequence ATGGGATTATTTGACCGTCTATTCGGAAAAAAAGAAGAACCTAAAATCGAAGAAGTTGTAAAAGAAGCTCTAGAAAATCTTGATTTGTCTGAAGATGTTGAGCCTACCTTAACAGAAGCTGAGGAAGTTCCTCAAGAAGAAGCAGTGGTTGAAAGTTCTGAAGAATCTTTGCTCGAAGAAGAGGATAATCAAGAGACAGTTGAAGAAAGTGTGAATTCAGAGCCAGTTGTAGAAGTTTCTCAAGAAGAAGTCGAAGAATTGCCAAACTCACAAGAAGTCACAGAGGAAGAGAATTCTGAGCTACTAGAGACTGTAGAAGAAAATAATTTTGAAGTGCTTGAACCAGAAAGGCCTCAAGCAGAAGAAACTGTTCAGGAAAAATATGACCGTAGTCTCAAGAAAACTCGTACAGGCTTCGGAGTTCGCTTGAATGCCTTCTTTGCTAACTTCCGCTCTGTTGACGAAGAATTTTTCGAGGAACTGGAAGAACTGCTGATTATGAGTGACGTTGGTGTCCAAGTCGCTTCTAACTTAACAGAGGAGTTACGCTACGAAGCCAAGCTTGAAAACGCCAAGAAACCTGATGCACTTCGCCGTGTCATTATTGAGAAATTGGTTGAGCTTTATGAAAAGGATGGCAACTACGATGAAAGTATCCACTTCCAAGATGGCTTGACAGTCATGCTCTTTGTCGGGGTCAATGGTGTTGGGAAAACAACTTCTATCGGGAAACTAGCTCACCGCTACAAACAAGCAGGTAAGAAAGTCATGTTGGTTGCGGCAGATACCTTCCGTGCAGGAGCGGTAGCCCAGCTAGCTGAATGGGGCCGTCGTGTGGACGTTCCAGTTGTGACTGGACCTGAAAAAGCTGACCCAGCCAGTGTAGTCTTTGATGGAATGGAACGTGCCGTATCTGAAGGTATCGATATTCTTATGATTGACACCGCTGGTCGTCTGCAAAACAAGGACAACCTCATGGCTGAGTTGGAGAAGATTGGTCGTATTATCAAACGTGTTGTGCCCGAAGCACCTCATGAAACCTTCTTGGCTCTGGATGCATCAACAGGTCAAAACGCTCTTGTACAGGCCAAAGAATTTTCTAAAATTACCCCTTTGACAGGAATTGTCTTGACTAAGATTGATGGAACTGCTCGAGGTGGTGTTGTTTTAGCTATCCGTGAAGAACTCAATATTCCTGTAAAATTGATTGGTTTTGGTGAAAAAATCGATGATATTGGAGAGTTTAACTCAGAAAACTTTATGAAGGGTCTCTTGGAAGGCTTAATCTAA
- the zwf gene encoding glucose-6-phosphate dehydrogenase has translation MSSKVIVTIFGASGDLAKRKLYPSLFRLYKSGNLSKHFAVIGTARRPWSKEYFESVVVESILDLADSAEQAQEFASHFYYQSHDVNDTEHYIALRQLQAELNDKYQAEHNKLFFLSMAPQFFGTIAKHLKSENIVDGKGFERLIVEKPFGTDYASASKLNDELLATFDEEQIFRIDHYLGKEMIQSIFAVRFANLIFENVWNKDFIDNVQITFAERLGVEERGGYYDQSGALRDMVQNHTLQLLSLLAMDKPASFTKDEIRAEKIKVFKNLYHPTDEELKEHFIRGQYRSGKIDGMKYISYRSEPNVNPESTTETFASGAFFVDSDRFHGVPFFFRTGKRLTEKGTHVNIVFKQMDSIFGEPLAPNILTIYIQPTEGFSLSLNGKQVGEEFNLAPNSLDYRTDATATGASPEPYEKLIYDVLNNNSTNFSHWDEVGASWKLIDRIEELWAENGAPLHDYKAGSMGPQASFDLLEKFDAKWTWQPDIAYRQDGRLE, from the coding sequence ATGTCATCTAAGGTTATTGTTACAATTTTCGGTGCGAGTGGAGACCTGGCTAAACGCAAGCTCTACCCTTCCCTATTTAGACTATATAAATCCGGCAATCTTTCCAAACATTTTGCCGTCATTGGAACTGCTCGTCGTCCTTGGAGCAAGGAATATTTTGAATCTGTAGTAGTTGAATCTATCCTTGATTTGGCAGATAGTGCCGAACAGGCTCAAGAATTCGCTAGCCACTTCTACTATCAAAGTCATGATGTCAATGATACAGAGCACTATATTGCTTTGCGTCAATTGCAGGCCGAACTCAATGACAAGTACCAAGCTGAACACAACAAGCTCTTCTTCTTGTCGATGGCACCTCAGTTCTTTGGAACCATTGCCAAACACCTCAAGTCTGAAAACATTGTTGACGGTAAAGGTTTTGAGCGCTTAATCGTTGAAAAACCATTTGGTACAGATTACGCAAGCGCAAGCAAGTTAAATGACGAACTCCTAGCAACATTTGACGAAGAACAAATTTTCCGTATCGACCATTATCTTGGTAAGGAAATGATCCAAAGCATCTTTGCAGTTCGCTTTGCCAACCTGATTTTTGAAAATGTTTGGAACAAGGACTTTATCGACAATGTTCAAATTACCTTTGCAGAGCGCTTGGGTGTAGAAGAACGTGGTGGCTACTATGACCAATCTGGTGCCCTCCGTGACATGGTACAAAACCATACTCTACAACTGCTTTCCCTCCTTGCCATGGACAAACCAGCAAGCTTCACAAAAGACGAGATTCGTGCTGAGAAGATTAAGGTCTTTAAAAACCTCTATCATCCAACTGATGAAGAACTTAAAGAACACTTTATCCGTGGTCAATACCGCTCTGGTAAGATTGATGGCATGAAATACATCTCTTATCGTAGCGAGCCAAATGTAAATCCAGAATCTACAACTGAAACCTTTGCATCTGGTGCTTTCTTTGTAGACAGCGATCGATTCCATGGTGTTCCTTTCTTCTTCCGTACTGGTAAACGTCTGACTGAAAAAGGAACTCATGTCAACATCGTCTTTAAACAAATGGACTCTATCTTTGGTGAGCCACTTGCTCCAAATATTTTGACCATCTATATCCAACCAACAGAAGGCTTCTCTCTTAGCCTAAATGGGAAACAAGTAGGAGAAGAATTTAACTTGGCTCCTAACTCACTGGATTACCGTACAGATGCGACCGCAACTGGTGCTTCTCCAGAACCATACGAGAAATTGATTTATGATGTCTTAAATAATAACTCAACTAACTTTAGCCACTGGGATGAAGTTGGTGCGTCATGGAAATTGATTGACCGTATCGAAGAGCTCTGGGCTGAAAATGGTGCCCCACTTCATGACTATAAAGCTGGAAGCATGGGACCTCAAGCCAGCTTTGACTTACTTGAAAAATTCGATGCCAAATGGACTTGGCAACCAGATATCGCTTATCGTCAAGATGGTCGTTTAGAATAA
- a CDS encoding amino acid ABC transporter ATP-binding protein: MAKLKIDVNDLHKSYGKNEVLKGITTKFYEGDVVCIIGPSGSGKSTFLRSLNLLEEVTSGHITVNGYDLTEKTTNVDHVRENIGMVFQHFNLFPHMSVLDNITFAPIEHKLMTKEEAEKLGMELLDKVGLADKAKACPDSLSGGQKQRVAIARGLAMNPDIMLFDEPTSALDPEMVGDVLNVMKELAEQGMTMIIVTHEMGFARQVANRVIFTADGEFLEDGTPDQIFDNPQHPRLKDFLDKVLNV; encoded by the coding sequence ATGGCAAAACTAAAAATTGATGTAAATGATTTACACAAAAGCTACGGAAAAAATGAAGTCCTAAAAGGAATTACGACTAAGTTCTATGAAGGAGATGTGGTTTGTATCATTGGTCCTTCAGGTTCTGGTAAGTCAACTTTCCTCCGTAGCCTAAATCTTTTGGAAGAAGTTACTAGCGGTCACATCACTGTGAACGGTTATGACTTAACTGAAAAAACAACCAACGTTGACCACGTCCGTGAAAATATCGGAATGGTGTTCCAACACTTCAACCTCTTCCCACACATGTCCGTTTTGGACAACATCACCTTTGCTCCTATTGAGCACAAGTTGATGACTAAGGAAGAAGCTGAAAAATTGGGAATGGAGTTGCTTGACAAGGTTGGGCTAGCAGATAAGGCTAAGGCATGTCCAGATAGCCTGTCAGGTGGTCAAAAACAACGTGTAGCCATCGCTCGTGGACTTGCAATGAATCCAGACATCATGCTCTTTGATGAACCAACTTCTGCCCTTGACCCTGAAATGGTCGGAGACGTACTAAACGTTATGAAGGAATTGGCTGAGCAAGGTATGACCATGATTATCGTAACCCATGAGATGGGATTTGCTCGTCAGGTTGCTAACCGCGTTATCTTTACTGCAGATGGTGAATTCCTTGAAGACGGAACACCTGATCAAATCTTTGATAACCCACAACACCCACGTCTGAAAGATTTCTTGGACAAGGTCTTAAACGTTTAA
- a CDS encoding ABC transporter substrate-binding protein/permease: MKKKFLAFLLILFPIFSLGIAKAETIKIVSDTAYAPFEFKDSDQTYKGIDVDIINKVAEIKGWNIQMSYPGFDAAVNAVQAGQADAIMAGMTKTKEREKVFTMSDTYYDTKVVIATTKAHKISKYDQLSGKTVGVKNGTAAQRFLETIKDKYGFTIKTFDTSDLMNNSLSAGAIDAMMDDKPVIEYAINQGQDLHIEMDGEAVGSFAFGVKKGSKYEHLVTEFNQALAEMKKDGSLDKIIKKWTASSSSAVPTTTTLAGLKAIPVKAKYIIASDSSFAPFVFQNSSNQYTGIDMELIKAIAKDQGFEIEITNPGFDAAISAVQAGQADGIIAGMSVTDARKATFDFSESYYTANTILGVKESSTIASYEDLKGKTVGVKNGTASQTFLTENQSKYGYKIKTFADGSSMYDSLNTGAIDAVMDDEPVLKYSISQGQKLKTPIAGTPIGETAFAVKKGTNPELIEMFNNGLANLKANGEFQKILDKYLASESSTASTSTVDETTIWGLLQNNYKQLLSGLGITLALALISFAIAIVIGIIFGMFSVSPYKSLRVISEIFVDVIRGIPLMILAAFIFWGIPNFIESITGQQSPINDFVAGTIALSLNAAAYIAEIVRGGIQAVPVGQMEASRSLGISYGKTMRKIILPQATKLMLPNFVNQFVIALKDTTIVSAIGLVELFQTGKIIIARNYQSFKMYAILAIFYLVIITLLTKLAKRLEKRIR; the protein is encoded by the coding sequence ATGAAGAAAAAATTTCTAGCATTTTTGCTAATTTTATTCCCAATTTTCTCATTAGGTATTGCCAAAGCAGAAACTATTAAGATTGTTTCTGATACCGCCTATGCACCTTTTGAGTTTAAAGATTCAGATCAAACTTATAAAGGAATTGATGTTGACATTATCAATAAAGTCGCTGAGATTAAAGGATGGAACATTCAGATGTCCTATCCTGGATTTGACGCAGCGGTCAATGCTGTTCAAGCTGGTCAAGCTGACGCTATCATGGCAGGGATGACAAAGACGAAAGAACGTGAAAAAGTCTTTACCATGTCTGATACTTACTATGATACAAAAGTTGTCATTGCAACTACAAAGGCACACAAGATTAGCAAGTACGACCAATTGTCTGGTAAAACTGTTGGTGTTAAAAACGGAACAGCCGCTCAACGTTTCCTAGAAACGATTAAAGATAAATACGGCTTTACTATTAAAACATTTGACACTAGTGATTTGATGAACAACAGCTTGAGTGCTGGTGCCATCGATGCCATGATGGATGACAAACCTGTTATCGAATATGCCATTAACCAAGGTCAAGACCTCCATATTGAAATGGATGGTGAAGCTGTAGGTAGCTTTGCTTTCGGTGTTAAAAAAGGTAGCAAATACGAGCACCTAGTTACTGAATTTAACCAAGCCTTGGCTGAAATGAAAAAAGATGGTAGTCTTGATAAAATCATCAAGAAATGGACTGCTTCATCATCTTCAGCAGTGCCAACCACAACTACTCTAGCAGGCTTAAAAGCTATTCCTGTTAAAGCTAAATACATCATTGCCAGCGATTCTTCTTTTGCACCTTTTGTTTTCCAAAATTCAAGCAACCAATACACTGGTATTGATATGGAATTGATTAAGGCAATTGCTAAAGACCAAGGTTTTGAAATTGAAATCACCAACCCTGGTTTTGATGCTGCTATCAGTGCTGTTCAAGCTGGTCAAGCTGATGGTATCATTGCTGGTATGTCTGTCACAGATGCTCGTAAGGCAACTTTTGACTTCTCAGAATCATACTACACTGCCAATACTATCCTTGGTGTCAAAGAATCAAGTACCATTGCTTCTTATGAAGATTTGAAAGGGAAAACAGTTGGTGTTAAAAACGGAACTGCTTCTCAAACCTTCCTAACAGAAAATCAAAGCAAATACGGCTACAAAATCAAAACCTTCGCTGATGGTTCTTCAATGTATGACAGTTTAAATACTGGGGCAATCGATGCCGTTATGGATGATGAGCCTGTCCTCAAATATTCTATCAGCCAAGGACAAAAATTGAAAACTCCAATCGCTGGAACTCCAATCGGTGAAACAGCTTTTGCTGTTAAAAAAGGCACAAATCCAGAATTGATTGAAATGTTCAACAACGGACTTGCAAACCTTAAAGCAAACGGTGAATTCCAAAAGATTCTTGATAAATACCTAGCTAGCGAATCTTCAACTGCTTCAACAAGCACTGTTGATGAGACAACTATCTGGGGCTTGCTTCAAAACAACTACAAACAACTCCTTAGCGGCCTTGGTATCACTCTTGCTCTAGCTCTTATCTCATTTGCTATTGCTATTGTTATCGGGATTATCTTCGGTATGTTTAGCGTTAGCCCATACAAATCTCTTCGTGTGATCTCTGAGATTTTCGTTGACGTTATCCGTGGTATTCCTTTGATGATTCTTGCAGCCTTCATCTTCTGGGGAATTCCAAACTTCATCGAGTCTATCACAGGCCAACAAAGCCCAATTAACGACTTTGTAGCTGGTACTATTGCCCTCTCACTCAATGCGGCTGCTTATATCGCTGAAATCGTTCGTGGTGGTATTCAGGCTGTTCCAGTTGGTCAAATGGAAGCCAGCCGAAGCTTGGGTATTTCTTATGGAAAAACCATGCGCAAGATTATCTTGCCACAAGCAACTAAATTGATGTTGCCAAACTTTGTCAACCAATTCGTTATCGCTCTTAAAGATACAACAATCGTTTCTGCTATCGGTTTGGTTGAACTCTTCCAAACTGGTAAGATTATCATTGCCCGTAACTACCAAAGTTTCAAGATGTATGCAATCCTTGCTATCTTCTATCTTGTAATTATCACACTTTTGACTAAACTAGCGAAACGCTTAGAAAAGAGGATTCGTTAA
- a CDS encoding CPBP family intramembrane glutamic endopeptidase — protein sequence MKNKRIFKDFQTSKMSLNIYTSPLLAFVFVFIGEFVAFTLYGIGLLALIGLARNFGEAGQNLATYLQTLHQSLTDKTSDFRLILGLLAFGFILNTVFRWTRKVEKRPIRTLGFYRENFLSNLLKGFSLGLALFLLTLLGLVVLGQYRLESIHLNLYSLVFVVFTIPFWILQGTTEEVVARAWLLPQLASRTNLKLAILISSVLFTLLHVGNSGLTPLSLVNLFLFGVAMSLYLLKTDTIWGIGGIHGAWNFAQGNLFGVLVSGQSSGTSIMKFTPQGNQGWLSGGSFGIEGSIMTSLVLLLLIVYLAYQLKKENERM from the coding sequence ATGAAGAACAAAAGAATATTTAAAGACTTCCAAACTTCAAAAATGAGTTTAAACATTTACACAAGCCCCTTGTTAGCCTTTGTTTTTGTCTTCATAGGAGAGTTTGTGGCTTTTACTTTGTATGGTATTGGCTTGTTAGCTCTCATCGGACTTGCTAGAAATTTTGGAGAGGCTGGTCAAAATCTTGCAACCTACTTGCAGACCTTGCATCAGAGCTTGACGGATAAAACAAGTGACTTTCGTTTAATTTTAGGATTACTGGCCTTTGGTTTTATTCTTAACACTGTGTTCAGATGGACAAGAAAAGTTGAGAAAAGACCTATTCGAACCTTGGGATTTTATAGAGAGAATTTCCTCAGCAATCTTCTGAAAGGATTTAGTCTAGGTCTGGCACTTTTTCTTCTGACCTTGTTAGGTTTGGTGGTCTTAGGTCAATATCGTTTGGAATCCATTCACTTGAATCTTTACTCGCTTGTCTTTGTAGTCTTTACTATCCCTTTTTGGATTTTACAGGGGACAACAGAAGAAGTGGTAGCCCGTGCTTGGCTCCTTCCTCAATTGGCCTCAAGAACCAATCTAAAACTGGCTATTCTTATATCTAGCGTACTTTTTACCCTGCTTCATGTGGGAAATTCTGGTCTAACACCTCTATCTCTAGTGAATCTCTTCTTATTCGGAGTTGCCATGTCCCTATATCTTCTTAAAACAGATACTATATGGGGTATAGGTGGTATTCATGGAGCTTGGAATTTCGCACAGGGAAACCTCTTTGGAGTATTAGTTAGTGGTCAGTCTTCAGGAACATCAATCATGAAATTTACTCCACAAGGCAATCAAGGCTGGTTATCAGGAGGATCTTTTGGGATTGAGGGTTCTATCATGACAAGTCTAGTATTGCTACTGCTGATTGTCTATCTCGCCTATCAATTAAAGAAAGAAAATGAAAGGATGTGA
- the uvrB gene encoding excinuclease ABC subunit UvrB: MINRITDNQFKLVSKYQPSGDQPQAIEQLVDNIEGGEKAQILMGATGTGKTYTMSQVISKVNKPTLVIAHNKTLAGQLYGEFKEFFPENAVEYFVSYYDYYQPEAYVPSSDTYIEKDSSVNDEIDKLRHSATSALLERNDVIVVASVSCIYGLGSPKEYADSVVSLRPGLEISRDKLLNDLVDIQFERNDIDFQRGRFRVRGDVVEIFPASRDEHAFRVEFFGDEIERIREVEALTGQVLGEVDHLAIFPATHFVTNDDHMEVAIAKIQAELEEQLAVFEKEGKLLEAQRLKQRTEYDIEMLREMGYTNGVENYSRHMDGRSEGEPPYTLLDFFPDDFLIMIDESHMTMGQIKGMYNGDRSRKEMLVNYGFRLPSALDNRPLRREEFESHVHQIVYVSATPGDYENEQTETVIEQIIRPTGLLDPEVEVRPTMGQIDDLLGEINARVEKNERTFITTLTKKMAEDLTDYFKEMGIKVKYMHSDIKTLERTEIIRDLRLGVFDVLVGINLLREGIDVPEVSLVAILDADKEGFLRNERGLIQTIGRAARNSEGHVIMYADTITQSMQRAIDETSRRRKIQMAYNEEHGIVPQTIKKEIRDLIAVTKAVAKEEDKEVDINSLNKQERKELVKKLEKQMQEAVEVLDFELAAQIRDMMLEVKTLG; this comes from the coding sequence ATGATCAATCGTATTACAGATAATCAATTTAAACTAGTATCAAAATATCAACCATCAGGAGATCAACCACAAGCTATCGAGCAGTTGGTTGATAATATCGAGGGTGGAGAAAAAGCTCAGATTCTGATGGGGGCGACTGGAACAGGGAAGACCTATACCATGAGTCAGGTCATTTCCAAAGTCAATAAACCAACTCTGGTCATTGCCCACAATAAAACGCTAGCAGGCCAGCTCTATGGAGAGTTCAAGGAATTTTTCCCTGAAAATGCAGTTGAGTACTTCGTATCTTACTATGATTATTACCAACCTGAGGCCTATGTCCCTTCTAGCGATACCTATATTGAAAAGGATAGTTCTGTCAATGACGAGATTGACAAACTTCGTCACTCAGCGACTTCAGCCCTTTTGGAGCGCAATGATGTTATTGTAGTGGCCTCAGTCTCTTGTATCTATGGTCTGGGTTCGCCCAAGGAATACGCTGATAGTGTCGTTAGTCTCCGTCCAGGTCTTGAAATTTCCCGTGATAAACTCTTGAATGACTTGGTGGATATCCAATTTGAGCGAAATGATATTGATTTCCAACGGGGAAGATTTCGCGTTCGTGGGGATGTGGTGGAGATTTTCCCTGCTTCCCGTGATGAACACGCTTTTCGAGTGGAGTTCTTTGGTGATGAGATTGAACGTATTCGTGAAGTTGAGGCTCTGACAGGTCAGGTCTTGGGAGAAGTGGATCATCTGGCGATTTTCCCAGCCACTCACTTTGTGACCAATGACGACCACATGGAAGTTGCCATTGCTAAGATTCAAGCAGAGTTGGAAGAGCAACTAGCTGTCTTTGAAAAGGAAGGCAAATTGCTTGAAGCCCAGCGCTTGAAACAACGGACAGAGTACGATATCGAAATGCTGCGTGAGATGGGCTACACCAACGGGGTTGAAAACTATTCACGCCACATGGATGGACGTAGTGAGGGTGAGCCTCCTTATACGCTCTTAGATTTCTTCCCAGATGATTTCTTAATCATGATTGATGAGAGCCACATGACCATGGGACAAATCAAAGGCATGTACAATGGAGACCGTTCTCGTAAGGAAATGCTGGTGAATTATGGTTTCCGCTTGCCATCAGCTTTGGACAATCGTCCTCTCCGTCGGGAGGAGTTTGAGAGTCACGTTCATCAGATTGTTTACGTTTCAGCGACACCTGGTGACTATGAAAATGAACAGACTGAGACAGTGATTGAGCAAATCATTCGACCAACAGGTCTTTTGGATCCTGAGGTGGAAGTTCGTCCGACTATGGGACAGATTGATGACCTCTTAGGTGAAATCAATGCCCGTGTTGAAAAGAACGAACGAACCTTTATCACAACTTTGACTAAGAAAATGGCAGAGGACTTGACCGACTACTTTAAGGAAATGGGCATCAAGGTCAAGTACATGCACTCAGATATTAAGACCTTGGAACGGACGGAGATTATCCGTGACCTGCGCTTGGGTGTCTTTGACGTCTTGGTCGGAATCAACCTGCTCCGTGAAGGAATTGACGTTCCTGAAGTGAGCCTCGTAGCGATTCTCGATGCTGATAAGGAAGGCTTCCTACGAAATGAGCGTGGCCTCATCCAGACTATTGGACGTGCTGCTCGTAATAGTGAGGGACATGTCATTATGTATGCGGACACGATTACCCAGTCTATGCAACGTGCCATCGATGAAACTTCTCGCCGTCGGAAAATTCAGATGGCTTATAATGAAGAGCATGGTATCGTACCACAGACAATCAAGAAAGAAATCCGTGACCTGATTGCTGTGACCAAGGCAGTTGCTAAGGAAGAAGACAAGGAAGTTGACATCAACAGCCTCAATAAACAAGAGCGCAAAGAACTCGTCAAGAAACTAGAAAAACAAATGCAAGAAGCAGTTGAAGTGCTTGACTTTGAACTAGCAGCTCAGATTCGTGATATGATGCTGGAAGTCAAGACGTTGGGGTAA
- a CDS encoding AAA family ATPase — protein MLQKFKVKGFKNFASQIEFDLTAGNYSFNDSIVKNNILTTAVIYGDNASGKSNLGLAIMDIITHLTDNEKNINDYKKHFLNLETTPEYAKFDYTFNFNDHIVKYNYCKKEYDVILYEELFIDNELIVKYDRQEQIKIINLKNGGEINFEKLRDDQSLVKLAYVYSTGGDQEEDTKDAIFDRFIKFVDSMLSFDSIYGNHYQGYTTGRGQIAEMIIKKDKVKDYQQFLSEVGIHYELFEKEIDDSKHIFAKFPSGKEANFFNIMSKGTLALSLFFMWYMQIVDGIQFLFIDEFDSYFHHNVSRVLINKLKSSSVQVVLTTHNTANMSNSILRPDSYFTISNNRIANIANRSGREIRQAQNIEKMYRAGSFDNE, from the coding sequence ATGTTACAAAAATTTAAGGTAAAAGGTTTTAAAAATTTTGCATCACAAATTGAGTTTGATTTAACAGCTGGAAATTATTCATTTAATGATAGTATTGTAAAAAATAATATTCTTACTACTGCAGTTATATATGGTGATAATGCTTCGGGCAAATCAAACCTAGGTTTAGCTATAATGGATATTATAACTCATCTGACAGATAATGAAAAAAATATTAATGATTATAAAAAACATTTTTTAAATCTAGAAACTACGCCTGAGTATGCCAAATTTGATTATACCTTTAATTTCAATGATCACATTGTAAAATATAATTATTGTAAAAAAGAGTATGATGTGATTTTATATGAAGAATTATTCATAGATAATGAATTGATTGTTAAATACGATAGGCAGGAGCAGATAAAAATAATAAATTTGAAAAATGGTGGTGAAATAAATTTTGAAAAATTAAGAGATGATCAATCACTGGTAAAACTTGCCTATGTTTATTCGACAGGTGGTGATCAGGAAGAAGATACAAAAGATGCTATTTTTGATAGATTTATTAAGTTTGTTGATTCAATGTTATCCTTTGATTCAATTTATGGAAATCACTATCAAGGATATACGACAGGACGTGGACAAATTGCTGAAATGATTATTAAAAAAGATAAGGTTAAAGACTATCAACAATTTCTTTCTGAGGTTGGTATTCATTATGAATTGTTTGAAAAAGAGATTGATGATTCGAAACATATTTTTGCAAAATTTCCATCGGGAAAAGAGGCTAATTTCTTTAATATTATGTCTAAAGGAACTCTAGCTTTATCTTTGTTTTTCATGTGGTATATGCAAATAGTAGATGGAATTCAATTTTTGTTTATTGATGAATTTGATTCTTATTTTCACCATAATGTATCTAGAGTGTTAATAAATAAATTAAAATCCTCATCGGTTCAAGTTGTTTTAACTACACATAATACTGCAAATATGTCTAACTCTATTTTAAGACCTGATAGTTATTTTACTATTTCTAATAATAGAATTGCTAATATTGCGAATCGTTCTGGTCGTGAAATACGTCAAGCACAAAATATAGAAAAAATGTATCGCGCAGGTAGTTTTGATAATGAGTAA